A DNA window from Luteolibacter luteus contains the following coding sequences:
- a CDS encoding chloride channel protein — protein sequence MMKDTLEKVRLPLLAIPVGACVAVAGIGLLNLIWLITNFCFHGTISIHEGAADFSTLGAWGILIPCAGGLIIGAVARYGSEDVRGHGIPEAMQGVILKRSRISLKVAILKPLSTAISIGTGGPFGAEGPIIATGGAVGSLFGQAIPCSTAERKVLLAAGAAAGMTAVFGTPLAGVLLAIELLLFEFRSRSLIPVAMAAGSAMALRGCFHEPFPMLPLVSVDAPGPALSAGSVFIGLACGGAAVLITHALHAIEDLYEKLPIHWMWWPALGGLAVGVIGWIDPRTMGAGYHNLRALLEGDVTTAALASLAVFKFLSWSLCLGSGTAGGTLAPLMTIGGVVGALVVHLLHGVPGFESMPVGIGALVGMSAVFAGISRALLASVAFGFEATHSTSAFGPLLLGCGIAVLVSRLAMHESMMTEKLSRKGVKVPSDYEPDLLHSFTVGQAMLRKPLTVPPTESVSALADRMVGSETKWNTARLFPIVDEGGILLGIISRADVLAAVQVAPDSTVLEAGVERPVVAHPEETLAEAADRMILHDVGRLPVVSRDGSHRLCGLVSRREVLQARQHRLDAEKRES from the coding sequence ATGATGAAGGATACCTTGGAAAAAGTCCGGTTGCCGCTGCTAGCCATTCCTGTCGGTGCCTGCGTGGCAGTCGCGGGCATCGGCCTGCTGAACCTGATCTGGTTGATCACGAATTTCTGTTTCCACGGAACGATCTCCATTCACGAGGGAGCGGCAGATTTCTCCACCTTGGGCGCATGGGGCATTCTGATTCCCTGCGCGGGTGGCTTGATCATCGGGGCGGTCGCTCGCTACGGTAGCGAGGATGTGCGTGGTCACGGCATTCCCGAAGCAATGCAGGGAGTGATCCTCAAGCGCAGCCGCATCTCGCTGAAGGTGGCGATTCTCAAGCCGCTCTCAACCGCTATCTCGATCGGCACCGGCGGCCCCTTCGGCGCGGAAGGCCCGATCATCGCCACGGGTGGAGCGGTGGGGTCACTCTTCGGCCAAGCGATCCCATGCAGCACGGCGGAGCGAAAGGTCTTGCTGGCGGCTGGTGCGGCGGCAGGCATGACGGCGGTTTTCGGCACGCCGCTCGCGGGTGTGCTGCTCGCGATCGAGTTGCTCCTTTTCGAATTCCGCAGCCGCAGCCTGATCCCGGTGGCGATGGCCGCCGGCAGCGCAATGGCCCTGCGAGGGTGTTTTCATGAGCCTTTCCCCATGCTGCCCTTGGTATCGGTTGATGCACCGGGGCCGGCCCTTTCCGCGGGCTCGGTGTTCATCGGCCTCGCTTGCGGAGGCGCGGCGGTGCTGATCACCCATGCACTCCATGCCATCGAGGATCTCTACGAGAAGCTGCCCATCCACTGGATGTGGTGGCCGGCCCTTGGTGGCTTGGCCGTCGGTGTCATCGGTTGGATCGATCCGCGGACAATGGGTGCAGGCTACCATAATCTAAGAGCGCTGCTGGAAGGGGACGTGACGACCGCGGCTCTGGCCAGCTTGGCGGTCTTCAAGTTTCTCTCATGGTCGCTCTGCTTGGGCAGCGGAACGGCGGGCGGGACGCTTGCCCCGCTGATGACGATCGGGGGCGTGGTCGGAGCTCTGGTTGTCCACCTGCTTCACGGGGTCCCTGGTTTCGAAAGCATGCCTGTGGGCATCGGGGCACTGGTGGGGATGTCGGCCGTCTTCGCTGGGATTTCGCGAGCGCTGCTGGCCTCGGTGGCCTTCGGATTCGAGGCGACACATTCGACGTCGGCTTTCGGGCCGCTGTTGTTAGGCTGCGGGATTGCGGTGCTTGTTTCACGGCTCGCGATGCATGAGTCGATGATGACGGAGAAGCTCTCGCGGAAAGGGGTGAAGGTTCCGTCCGACTATGAGCCCGATCTGCTGCATTCTTTTACGGTGGGACAGGCGATGTTGCGCAAGCCTCTGACAGTGCCCCCCACCGAGAGCGTATCCGCCTTGGCAGACCGCATGGTGGGCAGCGAGACGAAGTGGAACACGGCGCGGCTCTTTCCGATCGTGGATGAGGGGGGCATCCTGTTAGGAATTATCAGCCGCGCGGACGTGTTGGCTGCCGTGCAAGTGGCTCCGGATTCGACGGTGCTAGAGGCAGGAGTCGAACGACCCGTAGTCGCGCATCCGGAGGAGACGCTCGCGGAAGCAGCGGACCGGATGATCCTGCACGATGTGGGACGCCTGCCCGTGGTTTCCCGTGACGGATCTCACCGGCTCTGCGGCTTGGTGAGCCGCCGGGAAGTTCTCCAAGCCCGGCAGCACCGCCTCGATGCCGAGAAGCGCGAAAGCTGA
- a CDS encoding HPP family protein → MNSSDPDLPLTIQRFKFPIAWLGIELSAVSKREKLVSLLGGFISILFLILISEKSLHLPHATGLIASMGASAVLLFAVPHGQLSQPWPVLGGHCLAAFIGVTCAKWIGSSALAGACAVGLTIAVMHQLKCIHPPGGATALTAVLGGPAIHDLGYNFVFCPVFANCLVMLGAAVFFNSFFGWRRYPAAWNRPVAPPSATSPSHDEVIAALRELDSFVDISEDDLITLVGILRKK, encoded by the coding sequence GTGAACTCAAGCGACCCCGATCTCCCGCTGACCATCCAGCGCTTCAAATTCCCTATCGCATGGCTCGGCATCGAGCTCAGCGCAGTCAGCAAGCGCGAGAAGCTTGTCTCTCTGCTAGGTGGCTTCATCTCGATCCTGTTCCTCATTCTCATCAGTGAGAAATCCCTGCACTTGCCTCATGCCACCGGCCTCATCGCTTCCATGGGCGCAAGTGCGGTTCTGCTTTTTGCGGTGCCGCACGGGCAGCTTTCCCAGCCTTGGCCGGTCCTGGGTGGCCACTGCCTCGCTGCCTTCATTGGTGTCACCTGTGCGAAATGGATCGGCTCCTCTGCCTTGGCTGGCGCCTGTGCTGTCGGCCTCACCATCGCGGTGATGCACCAGTTGAAGTGCATTCACCCTCCTGGCGGGGCCACTGCGCTCACCGCTGTGCTCGGTGGACCTGCCATCCACGACCTCGGCTACAATTTCGTCTTTTGCCCGGTCTTCGCGAATTGCCTCGTCATGCTCGGCGCCGCCGTTTTCTTCAATTCCTTCTTCGGCTGGCGGCGTTACCCCGCTGCGTGGAATCGCCCGGTAGCTCCGCCCTCCGCCACCTCGCCGAGTCATGATGAAGTGATCGCTGCGCTTCGTGAGCTCGATTCCTTCGTCGATATTTCCGAGGACGATCTCATCACCCTCGTCGGGATCTTGCGGAAAAAGTAG
- a CDS encoding MarR family winged helix-turn-helix transcriptional regulator: MPARTRKLSDADYERLADFRYALRCFLEFSESAAIREGLTPQQYQALLVIRSSPGANATVRRLADRLRIKHNTAVELAQRLEAGGLILRWQSPDDGRALCLTLTDEGEAKLELLAQVHRAELRQLSPEIVALFQSLETGEA, translated from the coding sequence ATGCCTGCACGAACCCGGAAACTTTCGGACGCGGATTACGAGCGCCTCGCGGATTTCCGCTACGCGCTGCGCTGCTTTTTGGAATTCAGCGAGAGCGCCGCGATCCGGGAGGGCCTGACTCCGCAACAGTATCAAGCCCTGCTGGTGATCCGCTCCAGCCCCGGGGCGAATGCGACCGTCCGACGTCTCGCGGACCGGCTTCGCATCAAGCACAATACCGCTGTCGAACTTGCACAGAGGCTAGAGGCAGGCGGCCTGATCCTGCGCTGGCAGTCGCCGGACGATGGACGGGCACTCTGCCTCACGCTGACGGATGAAGGCGAAGCAAAGCTGGAGTTGCTGGCGCAGGTGCATCGCGCGGAACTACGACAGCTTAGCCCGGAGATCGTGGCACTGTTCCAAAGCCTGGAAACTGGCGAAGCATGA